A window of the Labrus mixtus chromosome 8, fLabMix1.1, whole genome shotgun sequence genome harbors these coding sequences:
- the LOC132979479 gene encoding uncharacterized protein LOC132979479 isoform X2: protein MDRYDNLDLDLECEGGGGGGVAQKAALFGGMFKRSSKIIEPSAPAPDSLSVSSELSKSSDSLTDNSTKEKGNVFKDVFKKTTKAGKEGRQQDSLSLQNVDLSVSSDSLTENNKSSKEKSSVFGGILKRPHKPGHARRPSQDLLDIELRASNESLSDKSTTKESGGVFSGIFKKNHFGARAQSQEDLSAPSERSGSSDNLSVNSSTKESGGVFSGMFKKSPKPSRKKTESQEDLTAPSEQSGSNDNLSVNSSTKEAGGLFGGMFKKSPKPFARAQSQEDLSAPSERSGSTDNLSVNSNTKESGGVFSGMFKKSPFAKAQSQEDLSAPGELSGSNDNLTESNNTKEKGGIFGGVFKKKVAKSQSQDDLTAEIDLSASSDSLVEKPSKGEASAKKKYPFTSSQDKEKTDSNENNSTEEKPKAKQNGFNAMMKGAFYPDKKEKNSNSDGEEASDDGEGQHGHKQNKFSEAMTKLNPFRYGNKKDTEDTEEMLKENENPEKEYPKTVKGNMIQRERKERSETPLVPPRPTEEEMKRTSTFDKVKSRGTEDSQGNKDMFSRDRKEKPSETVPVKPSEEEVNRTAGRGQQKQKNNNESQSDDEILNEESKKTKVKKHKHHNPFMLRAAAKAQSDDEGLKEDDEEKKMEEEGKEKTEETKVKKPRRHNPFMHQAKAPSDDEGLKEEEEGNSSSKEGKKDETKVKKPKKHNPFMPRGKGRALQRNAQDGAGNSAENEGGNRTLFDQLEDFRIDPAQPRSGQDAEDLMEWWNSVESWEETPQDEDMTEKEEAKAFAVTADKVQKGIRVFNKLFSERAESLWMHVVDLNSIADGLDKFSKNTKIAQITGGSTSALGGVATITGLALAPVTMGVSLIVTAVGLGVATAGGLTSAGAGISNQVNNSMDRKKVEKIVHDYQDKMVDLNKCLKFIKQGIENLKRFDLIKMKKHAYNRDFPVLSSSFYEDGAMAGKAILINANEIMRVVQIANVAGSTAARAVQIASMATGVLTGLFVGMDIYFVAKDSKELKKGAKSEFAAKIREVATQLHDGLVELNTIRQELQATSPDNNAGNNPAAVDAEKKEKDDKYSSSEEDEIDRIKKAIKKDYENREYV from the exons ATG GATCGATACGATAACCTGGATTTGGATTTGGagtgtgaaggaggaggaggaggaggagtagct CAAAAAGCAGCGTTATTCGGAGGGATGTTCAAAAGATCCTCCAAGATCATTGAACCATCAGCCCCAGCTCCG GACAGCTTATCAGTCAGCAGTGAACTGTCGAAGAGCAGCGACAGTCTCACTGACAACAGCACCAAG gaaaaaggGAATGTATTCAAAGACGTGTTTAAGAAGACCACCAAAGCTGGCAAAGAGGGCCGGCAACAG GACTCCCTCTCACTACAAAATGTTGACCTGTCTGTCAGTAGTGACAGcttaacagaaaacaacaaatcttcAAAG GAAAAATCAAGTGTGTTTGGTGGGATACTAAAACGGCCTCACAAACCAGGACATGCCCGGAGGCCTTCTCAG gatCTTTTGGACATCGAGCTCAGAGCCAGCAACGAAAGTCTGTCTGACAAAAGCACGACTAAA GAGTCAGGAGGAGTGTTTAGtgggatatttaaaaaaaaccactttGGAGCAAGAGCACAATCTCAG GAGGATTTGTCAGCACCCAGCGAGCGCTCGGGCAGCAGCGACAATCTTTCTGTGAATAGCAGCACTAAG GAGTCAGGTGGGGTGTTCAGTGGGATGtttaaaaaatccccaaaaccatcaagaaaaaagacagaatctCAG GAGGATCTGACTGCACCTAGTGAGCAATCAGGCAGCAATGACAATCTCTCTGTGAACAGCAGCACTAAG gaAGCGGGAGGGCTGTTCGGTGGGATGTTTAAAAAATCCCCAAAGCCATTTGCAAGAGCACAATCTCAA GAGGATTTGTCAGCACCCAGTGAGCGCTCAGGCAGCACTGACAATCTGTCTGTGAACTCCAACACTAAG GAGTCCGGAGGGGTGTTCAGTGGGATGTTTAAAAAATCCCCTTTTGCAAAAGCACAATCTCAG GAGGATTTGTCTGCACCAGGCGAACTCTCAGGAAGCAACGACAATCTAACTGAGAGTAACAACACTAAG GAGAAAGGAGGAATCTTTGGTGGTGTGTTCAAAAAGAAAGTTGCCAAATCTCAGTCTCAG GATGATTTGACTGCGGAGATTGACCTCTCCGCCAGCAGTGACAGTCTCGTAGAAAAACCTTCAAAG ggtgAAGCATCGGCAAAGAAGAAGTATCCTTTCACCTCATCTCAG GATAAAGAGAAGACAGACTCCAACGAGAACAACTCTACTGAGGAGAAGCCCAAAGCCAAGCAG AACGGATTTAACGCCATGATGAAGGGCGCGTTCTACCCAGACAAAAAG GAGAAGAACTCTAACTCTGACGGGGAGGAGGCATCCGACGATGGAGAGGGCCAACACGGTCACAAACAG AATAAATTCTCTGAGGCGATGACGAAGCTGAATCCATTTCGATATGGAAACAAA AAAGACACTGAAGACACTGAAGAGATGCTCAAGGAGAACGAAAATCCAGAGAAAGAGTATCCAAAGACG GTCAAAGGCAACATGATCCAgcgagagaggaaagaaagaagtgaaACTCCACTGGTCCCACCCAGACCGACTGAAGAG GAGATGAAAAGGACGTCCACATTCGACAAGGTGAAATCAAGAGGAACTGAGGATAGTCAG GGAAACAAGGACATGTTCTCcagagacagaaaggaaaaacCCTCAGAAACAGTTCCAGTCAAACCGTCAGAGGAG GAGGTGAACAGAACAGCAGGACGTGGTCAGCAAAAGCAGAAGAACAATAATGAG AGCCAGTCAGATGATGAAATCCTCAACGAAGAGAGCAAAAAA ACCAAGgtcaaaaaacacaagcaccatAATCCGTTTATGCTACGTGCTGCAGCCAAG GCTCAGTCTGATGATGAGGGGCTGAAAGAAGACGACgaggaaaagaaaatggaggaggagggcaaagagaaaacagaggag accAAAGTTAAGAAACCTAGGCGACATAATCCCTTCATGCATCAGGCCAAG GCTCCGTCTGATGATGAAGggctgaaagaagaagaagaaggcaatTCTTCATccaaagagggaaagaaagacgAG ACCAAAGTCAAGAAGCCTAAGAAACATAATCCCTTCATGCCTCGGGGCAAG GGCAGAGCTTTGCAGAGGAACGCACAGGATGGAGCAGGAAACTCCGCAGAG aATGAAGGTGGAAATCGAACCTTGTTCGACCAGCTGGAGGACTTCCGTATCGACCCAGCTCAACCTAGAAGTGGACAG GATGCGGAGGATCTCATGGAGTGGTGGAACTCAGTGGAGT CTTGGGAAGAAACGCCACAGGATGAAGacatgacagaaaaagaagaggccAA ggCGTTTGCTGTGACGGCCGACAAGGTGCAGAAGGGTATCCGTGTCTTTAACAAGCTGTTCTCAGAGCGTGCTGAGAGCCTCTGGATGCACGTCGTCGACCTCAACAGCATCGCCGACGGCCTGGACAAGTTCAGCAAGAACACGAAGATCGCTCAAATCACCGGCGGCTCCACCAGCGCCCTTGGAGGCGTCGCCACCATCACGGGCCTTGCTCTGGCCCCGGTCACCATGGGAGTGTCCTTGATCGTCACGGCCGTGGGATTGGGTGTCGCGACAGCAGGGGGTCTGACGTCGGCAGGCGCTGGCATCTCCAACCAGGTCAACAACTCCATGGACCGCAAGAAGGTGGAGAAGATCGTGCATGACTATCAGGACAAGATGGTCGACCTCAACAAGTGCCTGAAGTTCATCAAGCAGGGAATCGAGAACCTGAAGAGGTTTGACCTGATCAAGATGAAAAAGCACGCCTACAACCGCGACTTCCCCGTGCTCAGCAGCAGTTTCTACGAGGACGGTGCCATGGCGGGAAAAGCCATCCTGATCAACGCTAATGAGATCATGCGCGTCGTGCAGATCGCCAACGTGGCCGGCAGCACAGCGGCCAGGGCGGTGCAGATCGCCAGCATGGCCACCGGGGTTCTCACCGGCCTCTTCGTAGGCATGGATATCTACTTTGTGGCCAAAGACTCCAAAGAACTGAAGAAAGGGGCCAAGTCAGAGTTCGCCGCCAAAATCAGGGAGGTGGCGACGCAGCTGCACGACGGTCTGGTGGAGCTGAACACGATCAGGCAAGAGCTGCAAGCGACCTCACCAGACAACAACGCCGGCAACAATCCAGCTGCTGTGGACGccgagaagaaagagaaggacgACAAGTacagcagctcagaggaggaTGAAATCGACCGCATTAAAAAGGCCATTAAAAAGGACTACGAGAACCGAGAATATGTGTGA
- the LOC132979479 gene encoding uncharacterized protein LOC132979479 isoform X1: MDRYDNLDLDLECEGGGGGGVAQKAALFGGMFKRSSKIIEPSAPAPDSLSVSSELSKSSDSLTDNSTKEKGNVFKDVFKKTTKAGKEGRQQDSLSLQNVDLSVSSDSLTENNKSSKEKSSVFGGILKRPHKPGHARRPSQDLLDIELRASNESLSDKSTTKESGGVFSGIFKKNHFGARAQSQEDLSAPSERSGSSDNLSVNSSTKESGGVFSGMFKKSPKPSRKKTESQEDLTAPSEQSGSNDNLSVNSSTKEAGGLFGGMFKKSPKPFARAQSQEDLSAPSERSGSTDNLSVNSNTKESGGVFSGMFKKSPFAKAQSQEDLSAPGELSGSNDNLTESNNTKEKGGIFGGVFKKKVAKSQSQDDLTAEIDLSASSDSLVEKPSKGEASAKKKYPFTSSQDKEKTDSNENNSTEEKPKAKQNGFNAMMKGAFYPDKKEKNSNSDGEEASDDGEGQHGHKQNKFSEAMTKLNPFRYGNKKDTEDTEEMLKENENPEKEYPKTVKGNMIQRERKERSETPLVPPRPTEEEMKRTSTFDKVKSRGTEDSQGNKDMFSRDRKEKPSETVPVKPSEEEVNRTAGRGQQKQKNNNESQSDDEILNEESKKTKVKKHKHHNPFMLRAAAKAQSDDEGLKEDDEEKKMEEEGKEKTEETKVKKPRRHNPFMHQAKAPSDDEGLKEEEEGNSSSKEGKKDEEGKTKVKKPKKHNPFMPRGKGRALQRNAQDGAGNSAENEGGNRTLFDQLEDFRIDPAQPRSGQDAEDLMEWWNSVESWEETPQDEDMTEKEEAKAFAVTADKVQKGIRVFNKLFSERAESLWMHVVDLNSIADGLDKFSKNTKIAQITGGSTSALGGVATITGLALAPVTMGVSLIVTAVGLGVATAGGLTSAGAGISNQVNNSMDRKKVEKIVHDYQDKMVDLNKCLKFIKQGIENLKRFDLIKMKKHAYNRDFPVLSSSFYEDGAMAGKAILINANEIMRVVQIANVAGSTAARAVQIASMATGVLTGLFVGMDIYFVAKDSKELKKGAKSEFAAKIREVATQLHDGLVELNTIRQELQATSPDNNAGNNPAAVDAEKKEKDDKYSSSEEDEIDRIKKAIKKDYENREYV, encoded by the exons ATG GATCGATACGATAACCTGGATTTGGATTTGGagtgtgaaggaggaggaggaggaggagtagct CAAAAAGCAGCGTTATTCGGAGGGATGTTCAAAAGATCCTCCAAGATCATTGAACCATCAGCCCCAGCTCCG GACAGCTTATCAGTCAGCAGTGAACTGTCGAAGAGCAGCGACAGTCTCACTGACAACAGCACCAAG gaaaaaggGAATGTATTCAAAGACGTGTTTAAGAAGACCACCAAAGCTGGCAAAGAGGGCCGGCAACAG GACTCCCTCTCACTACAAAATGTTGACCTGTCTGTCAGTAGTGACAGcttaacagaaaacaacaaatcttcAAAG GAAAAATCAAGTGTGTTTGGTGGGATACTAAAACGGCCTCACAAACCAGGACATGCCCGGAGGCCTTCTCAG gatCTTTTGGACATCGAGCTCAGAGCCAGCAACGAAAGTCTGTCTGACAAAAGCACGACTAAA GAGTCAGGAGGAGTGTTTAGtgggatatttaaaaaaaaccactttGGAGCAAGAGCACAATCTCAG GAGGATTTGTCAGCACCCAGCGAGCGCTCGGGCAGCAGCGACAATCTTTCTGTGAATAGCAGCACTAAG GAGTCAGGTGGGGTGTTCAGTGGGATGtttaaaaaatccccaaaaccatcaagaaaaaagacagaatctCAG GAGGATCTGACTGCACCTAGTGAGCAATCAGGCAGCAATGACAATCTCTCTGTGAACAGCAGCACTAAG gaAGCGGGAGGGCTGTTCGGTGGGATGTTTAAAAAATCCCCAAAGCCATTTGCAAGAGCACAATCTCAA GAGGATTTGTCAGCACCCAGTGAGCGCTCAGGCAGCACTGACAATCTGTCTGTGAACTCCAACACTAAG GAGTCCGGAGGGGTGTTCAGTGGGATGTTTAAAAAATCCCCTTTTGCAAAAGCACAATCTCAG GAGGATTTGTCTGCACCAGGCGAACTCTCAGGAAGCAACGACAATCTAACTGAGAGTAACAACACTAAG GAGAAAGGAGGAATCTTTGGTGGTGTGTTCAAAAAGAAAGTTGCCAAATCTCAGTCTCAG GATGATTTGACTGCGGAGATTGACCTCTCCGCCAGCAGTGACAGTCTCGTAGAAAAACCTTCAAAG ggtgAAGCATCGGCAAAGAAGAAGTATCCTTTCACCTCATCTCAG GATAAAGAGAAGACAGACTCCAACGAGAACAACTCTACTGAGGAGAAGCCCAAAGCCAAGCAG AACGGATTTAACGCCATGATGAAGGGCGCGTTCTACCCAGACAAAAAG GAGAAGAACTCTAACTCTGACGGGGAGGAGGCATCCGACGATGGAGAGGGCCAACACGGTCACAAACAG AATAAATTCTCTGAGGCGATGACGAAGCTGAATCCATTTCGATATGGAAACAAA AAAGACACTGAAGACACTGAAGAGATGCTCAAGGAGAACGAAAATCCAGAGAAAGAGTATCCAAAGACG GTCAAAGGCAACATGATCCAgcgagagaggaaagaaagaagtgaaACTCCACTGGTCCCACCCAGACCGACTGAAGAG GAGATGAAAAGGACGTCCACATTCGACAAGGTGAAATCAAGAGGAACTGAGGATAGTCAG GGAAACAAGGACATGTTCTCcagagacagaaaggaaaaacCCTCAGAAACAGTTCCAGTCAAACCGTCAGAGGAG GAGGTGAACAGAACAGCAGGACGTGGTCAGCAAAAGCAGAAGAACAATAATGAG AGCCAGTCAGATGATGAAATCCTCAACGAAGAGAGCAAAAAA ACCAAGgtcaaaaaacacaagcaccatAATCCGTTTATGCTACGTGCTGCAGCCAAG GCTCAGTCTGATGATGAGGGGCTGAAAGAAGACGACgaggaaaagaaaatggaggaggagggcaaagagaaaacagaggag accAAAGTTAAGAAACCTAGGCGACATAATCCCTTCATGCATCAGGCCAAG GCTCCGTCTGATGATGAAGggctgaaagaagaagaagaaggcaatTCTTCATccaaagagggaaagaaagacgAGGAGGGCAAG ACCAAAGTCAAGAAGCCTAAGAAACATAATCCCTTCATGCCTCGGGGCAAG GGCAGAGCTTTGCAGAGGAACGCACAGGATGGAGCAGGAAACTCCGCAGAG aATGAAGGTGGAAATCGAACCTTGTTCGACCAGCTGGAGGACTTCCGTATCGACCCAGCTCAACCTAGAAGTGGACAG GATGCGGAGGATCTCATGGAGTGGTGGAACTCAGTGGAGT CTTGGGAAGAAACGCCACAGGATGAAGacatgacagaaaaagaagaggccAA ggCGTTTGCTGTGACGGCCGACAAGGTGCAGAAGGGTATCCGTGTCTTTAACAAGCTGTTCTCAGAGCGTGCTGAGAGCCTCTGGATGCACGTCGTCGACCTCAACAGCATCGCCGACGGCCTGGACAAGTTCAGCAAGAACACGAAGATCGCTCAAATCACCGGCGGCTCCACCAGCGCCCTTGGAGGCGTCGCCACCATCACGGGCCTTGCTCTGGCCCCGGTCACCATGGGAGTGTCCTTGATCGTCACGGCCGTGGGATTGGGTGTCGCGACAGCAGGGGGTCTGACGTCGGCAGGCGCTGGCATCTCCAACCAGGTCAACAACTCCATGGACCGCAAGAAGGTGGAGAAGATCGTGCATGACTATCAGGACAAGATGGTCGACCTCAACAAGTGCCTGAAGTTCATCAAGCAGGGAATCGAGAACCTGAAGAGGTTTGACCTGATCAAGATGAAAAAGCACGCCTACAACCGCGACTTCCCCGTGCTCAGCAGCAGTTTCTACGAGGACGGTGCCATGGCGGGAAAAGCCATCCTGATCAACGCTAATGAGATCATGCGCGTCGTGCAGATCGCCAACGTGGCCGGCAGCACAGCGGCCAGGGCGGTGCAGATCGCCAGCATGGCCACCGGGGTTCTCACCGGCCTCTTCGTAGGCATGGATATCTACTTTGTGGCCAAAGACTCCAAAGAACTGAAGAAAGGGGCCAAGTCAGAGTTCGCCGCCAAAATCAGGGAGGTGGCGACGCAGCTGCACGACGGTCTGGTGGAGCTGAACACGATCAGGCAAGAGCTGCAAGCGACCTCACCAGACAACAACGCCGGCAACAATCCAGCTGCTGTGGACGccgagaagaaagagaaggacgACAAGTacagcagctcagaggaggaTGAAATCGACCGCATTAAAAAGGCCATTAAAAAGGACTACGAGAACCGAGAATATGTGTGA